Proteins co-encoded in one Vibrio aquimaris genomic window:
- a CDS encoding DUF2835 domain-containing protein: MNQYYFSLNISYQSFLAHYNGIASNVLVTTDNGIRLQLPATKFRPFLSQIGLNGRFRLTTDQNNKFIKLEML; encoded by the coding sequence ATGAATCAGTACTATTTCTCGCTAAACATTTCGTATCAATCTTTCTTGGCACACTATAATGGGATCGCAAGCAATGTTCTTGTGACTACAGACAATGGGATACGATTGCAACTGCCCGCCACTAAATTTCGTCCATTTCTTAGTCAAATAGGTCTTAATGGGCGCTTTCGCCTGACAACTGACCAAAACAATAAGTTTATAAAGTTGGAAATGCTGTGA
- the prc gene encoding carboxy terminal-processing peptidase translates to MKCRSKLSLIAASLWLAASSAYALKANIALDDLPVLAPEAQHSTASKRVTSRFTRSHYKHFALNDEFSEAIFQRYLESLDFNRNIFTQADIQSFTKLATNLDEQLKSGDNQVAFDVYNMSLKRRYERFAYALSLLDKEMKFDIDESIELDRSKAAWPKDTKELDELWRKRVKYDALNLKLTGKDWDEIKDVLGKRYNNALKRLSQTHNEDAFQLYMNAFAREVDPHTSYLSPRNAEQFQTEMNLSLEGIGAVLQMTDDYTVIRSLVAGGPASKSKQLDEGDRIIGVGQDGEDIVDVIGWRLDDVVQLIKGPKGTKVNLQVLPEGKDAKAQVVTIVRDKIRLEDRAVKSEIIEKDGKKIGVLEVPSFYVGLAKDTDKLITEMKSKGIDGVIVDLRNNGGGALTEATSLSGLFITSGPVVQVRDSYGRVNVNSDTDGKISYDGPMTVLINRYSASASEIFAAAMQDYGRAIVLGENSFGKGTVQQHRSLNHIYDLFDKELGYVQYTIQKFYRINGGSTQNKGVVPDIAYPTPIEHSETGESVEDNALPWDSIDKANYKEIQRNKKLIKKLSALHQTRVANEPEFKFIAEDIARYKAEKDDNTLSLSEKVRKQESDKADDDRLARINQRQKTLGEKAFKSLDDVPKDYEAPDVYLDESVAIMVDLLRESSKKSI, encoded by the coding sequence ATGAAATGCCGTTCAAAATTGTCGCTGATTGCTGCTAGCCTATGGTTAGCAGCTTCCTCAGCATACGCTCTTAAAGCCAATATTGCTTTAGACGACCTTCCAGTGTTAGCTCCAGAAGCGCAGCACTCTACTGCAAGTAAACGTGTTACCTCTCGCTTTACTCGCTCCCATTACAAACATTTCGCTTTGAATGATGAATTTTCTGAAGCCATATTCCAGAGGTATTTAGAGTCCTTAGATTTCAATCGTAATATTTTCACTCAAGCCGATATTCAGTCGTTTACCAAGTTAGCTACTAACTTGGATGAGCAGCTCAAGTCTGGAGATAATCAGGTCGCGTTTGACGTATATAATATGTCTTTGAAACGTCGCTATGAGCGTTTTGCTTATGCGCTGTCTTTGCTTGACAAAGAGATGAAGTTCGATATTGATGAAAGTATTGAGCTTGATCGAAGCAAAGCGGCTTGGCCAAAAGACACCAAAGAGTTAGATGAACTTTGGAGAAAACGTGTTAAGTATGATGCTCTAAACCTAAAGCTTACTGGCAAAGATTGGGATGAAATAAAAGATGTTCTAGGCAAGCGTTATAACAATGCTTTAAAACGCCTCAGCCAGACCCACAATGAGGATGCATTTCAATTATATATGAATGCTTTTGCTAGAGAAGTCGATCCTCATACAAGTTATCTTTCTCCGAGAAACGCAGAACAGTTTCAGACTGAAATGAATTTATCTTTGGAAGGCATTGGTGCTGTGTTGCAAATGACGGATGATTATACGGTTATCCGTTCTTTAGTCGCAGGCGGACCCGCATCGAAAAGTAAGCAGCTTGATGAAGGTGATCGTATCATTGGCGTTGGGCAGGATGGTGAGGACATTGTTGATGTAATCGGCTGGCGTTTAGATGATGTGGTACAGCTTATCAAAGGACCAAAGGGTACTAAAGTTAATCTGCAAGTCTTGCCTGAAGGAAAAGATGCCAAAGCTCAAGTTGTAACCATAGTTCGCGATAAAATCAGGCTCGAAGATAGAGCAGTTAAGTCGGAAATTATCGAAAAAGATGGCAAAAAAATTGGTGTATTGGAAGTACCCAGCTTCTACGTTGGCCTAGCTAAAGATACTGATAAGCTGATTACTGAGATGAAAAGCAAAGGTATTGATGGTGTCATTGTAGATTTGCGTAACAATGGCGGTGGTGCGCTCACTGAAGCGACATCTTTATCAGGTCTGTTTATTACCAGTGGTCCTGTTGTTCAAGTTAGGGACAGTTATGGCAGAGTCAATGTCAATAGTGATACTGACGGAAAGATTAGCTACGATGGCCCAATGACAGTTCTCATTAATCGCTATAGTGCATCGGCCTCTGAAATTTTTGCTGCTGCAATGCAAGATTATGGAAGAGCGATCGTTCTTGGTGAGAACTCCTTCGGTAAGGGGACAGTGCAACAGCATCGCTCTCTCAATCATATTTATGATTTGTTTGATAAAGAGTTGGGTTACGTTCAATATACAATCCAGAAATTCTACCGCATTAATGGTGGGAGCACTCAGAATAAAGGCGTTGTTCCTGACATTGCTTATCCTACACCAATCGAGCATAGCGAAACTGGCGAGAGTGTTGAAGATAATGCATTGCCTTGGGACAGCATAGACAAAGCCAACTACAAAGAGATACAGCGCAACAAAAAACTCATCAAGAAGCTTAGTGCGCTGCATCAAACGCGCGTTGCCAATGAACCTGAGTTTAAATTTATAGCTGAAGATATCGCACGATATAAAGCTGAAAAGGATGATAATACATTGTCCCTAAGCGAAAAAGTGCGCAAGCAGGAAAGCGACAAGGCTGATGATGACCGTTTAGCACGAATTAATCAAAGACAAAAAACATTGGGAGAGAAGGCGTTTAAGTCTCTTGACGATGTTCCTAAAGATTATGAAGCTCCAGACGTTTATCTTGATGAGTCAGTCGCTATAATGGTCGATCTTCTCAGAGAGTCCTCTAAAAAATCGATTTAA
- a CDS encoding NAD-glutamate dehydrogenase, with amino-acid sequence MTARETLMPVLLEKVYKLIQDKLELAHQPLVTQLAQHLFSNISHDDLVERNESDLYGAIISLWHHINEKKADEVSVRVFNPTVSRQGWQSTHTIVEIVVPDTPFLVDSVKMALSRLDLASHLMLHGPTQIERSKAGDITAINQGKGTLQSLFHMEVDRLSSKETMTSLREELEKIITDTSLVVHDWLLMVEKLEEVTNQVEANKDFVKIERDRYEETVKFLRWLGDHNFTFMGYKEYDLVNVDGDTELRPTADKGLGLFANTKRVRSVKLSDFPDSARLEAQKPFLLIMTKGNTPSRIHRPAYTDYIGIKKFDKNGKVIGEHRFTGLYTSAVYNQSVESIPLIREKVERILASSGYREGSYAFKALHNILENYPRDELLQAHEDDLLEVGMGVVQMQDRDMLRLFIRKDPFGRFFSCMVYVTKDRYNTELRRQTQQILQQYFGCDNEVEFTTYFSESPLARTHYIVRVDNNNMDVDVKMIERNLMEASSTWDDRLSDAIVANFGESKGLPLAKEYLHAFPRSYKEDVMPGSAVADIERIEALSDENRLGMLFYRPQELASDSKSVRLKLYHRDEPIHLSDVMPMLENLGLRVIGESPYEVRKADGHVYWILDFSMLHKSEKTVDLREARDRFQQAFAAIWAGDLESDGFNRLVLGASLTGREISILRAYARYMRQVGFPFSQHYIEETLSHYPELARGLVALFTKRFDPKYKGSQKGQTELINSMTEQLDHVESLDDDRIIRRYMEMITATLRTNYYQLDVNKQPKPWLSLKMKPSEIPEIPQPVPAFEIFVYAPDIEGVHLRGGKVARGGLRWSDRQEDFRTEILGLVKAQQVKNTVIVPVGAKGGFVCKRQHNLSGRDEIFAEGQRCYKRFIRALLDVSDNIIEGEVIPPKSVVRHDEDDPYLVVAADKGTATFSDLANSVSEEYNFWLGDAFASGGSNGYDHKAMGITAKGGWESVKRHFREMGIDCQSTDFTAIGVGDMAGDVFGNGMLLSKHIRLQAAFNHLHIFIDPNPDSAKSWKERDRLFKLPRSSWEDYNTKLISKGGGIFSRRAKSITLTPEIQKMIGTKKTSLPPNDLIKKLLKMEVDLLWNGGIGTYVKSVNETHTDVGDRANDVLRIDGRDLRAKVVGEGGNLGMTQLGRVEYALTGGRVNTDFVDNVGGVDCSDNEVNIKIFLNGLVANGDLTVKQRNKILESMEDEVGEIVLDDAYCQSESISVTEQRGTGLVKEQIRFIHDMEKAGHLDRALEYIPDDETLLEREKLGQALTRPELAVLVAYGKMVLKEDLVHDDIANDDYHAQQLVNYFPTELRRNYIKQMDNHPLRAEIIATALANQMVNEMGCNYVTRMQEETGAHIVDIANAYAACREIFGLDKVLTSLRALDNKASTDAQYDMMFYVRRTMRRLSRWVLRNRTGRQCVKALVELYQGDVDIINAKLDDILVPAEVEEHKQMAQSWIDQGITPDIAIYVSRLSSLYSVFDISTVARETGISVEQVAKLYFHLGDRLSLHWFLNQINAQAVDNNWQALARAAFREDLDWQQRQLTGQVLNCHCAPKDLDVMKALDDWISTNEVSLHRWENILNEFKVGSVHEFAKFSVALRELMLLNLNCAANE; translated from the coding sequence ATGACCGCGCGTGAAACTTTGATGCCGGTTCTGCTTGAAAAGGTCTACAAACTGATTCAAGACAAACTCGAGCTTGCTCATCAACCCCTTGTCACTCAACTTGCTCAGCATTTATTTAGCAATATTTCGCATGACGACCTCGTCGAAAGGAATGAATCTGATCTGTATGGTGCGATTATTAGCCTTTGGCATCATATCAATGAAAAGAAAGCCGACGAAGTCTCTGTACGAGTGTTTAACCCAACTGTAAGTCGTCAAGGATGGCAATCCACCCACACTATTGTTGAAATTGTTGTGCCAGACACACCTTTCTTAGTAGATTCCGTGAAAATGGCATTGAGCCGACTGGATTTGGCTTCTCATTTAATGCTTCATGGCCCAACGCAGATTGAGCGAAGTAAAGCAGGTGATATTACTGCGATTAACCAAGGGAAAGGAACGCTTCAGTCCTTGTTCCATATGGAAGTCGATAGATTAAGCTCAAAAGAAACCATGACCTCGCTACGCGAAGAATTGGAAAAAATCATTACAGATACTTCACTAGTCGTTCATGACTGGTTACTCATGGTTGAAAAGCTTGAAGAGGTAACCAATCAGGTTGAGGCTAATAAGGATTTTGTGAAGATAGAGCGTGACCGGTATGAAGAAACAGTGAAGTTTCTTCGCTGGTTAGGTGATCACAATTTTACATTTATGGGCTACAAAGAATACGATTTAGTCAATGTAGATGGTGATACAGAGTTAAGGCCGACAGCTGACAAAGGATTAGGGCTATTCGCCAACACTAAACGTGTGCGTAGCGTTAAGCTATCAGATTTCCCAGACTCTGCGCGTCTGGAAGCCCAAAAGCCATTCTTGCTGATAATGACAAAAGGTAACACTCCATCACGTATCCACCGTCCAGCCTATACCGATTATATTGGTATCAAGAAATTCGATAAGAATGGAAAGGTTATTGGTGAACATAGGTTCACAGGGCTGTATACATCAGCCGTGTATAACCAAAGTGTTGAAAGCATACCTCTTATCAGAGAAAAAGTTGAACGCATTCTCGCTTCAAGTGGGTATCGCGAAGGATCCTATGCATTTAAAGCACTACACAATATCCTAGAAAATTATCCACGCGATGAATTGTTGCAGGCTCATGAAGATGACTTGTTAGAAGTTGGTATGGGCGTCGTGCAGATGCAAGACCGTGATATGCTACGACTTTTCATACGCAAAGACCCATTTGGTCGCTTCTTTAGTTGTATGGTTTATGTTACTAAAGATCGTTACAATACTGAACTTAGACGTCAAACACAACAGATCCTCCAGCAGTACTTTGGCTGTGATAATGAAGTAGAATTCACTACCTACTTCTCCGAGAGCCCATTGGCTCGGACGCATTACATTGTCCGTGTTGATAACAACAACATGGATGTCGACGTGAAAATGATTGAGCGAAACCTGATGGAAGCATCTTCAACTTGGGACGATCGTCTCTCTGACGCTATTGTGGCAAACTTTGGTGAAAGTAAAGGTCTTCCTCTTGCAAAAGAGTATTTGCACGCATTTCCTCGTTCATACAAAGAAGACGTTATGCCGGGATCTGCTGTGGCAGACATTGAGCGTATTGAAGCACTGAGTGATGAAAACCGCTTAGGGATGCTATTCTACCGTCCACAAGAACTGGCTTCAGATTCAAAATCAGTTCGGCTGAAACTGTATCATCGTGATGAGCCGATACACCTGTCAGACGTAATGCCGATGCTTGAAAACCTTGGCTTACGCGTGATAGGTGAATCCCCTTATGAAGTACGCAAGGCTGATGGTCATGTGTACTGGATTCTTGATTTTTCTATGCTCCATAAGAGCGAGAAAACCGTCGATCTGCGTGAAGCCAGAGATCGTTTCCAGCAAGCGTTTGCAGCTATTTGGGCCGGAGATCTTGAAAGCGATGGCTTCAATAGACTTGTTTTGGGAGCATCACTAACGGGAAGAGAAATTTCTATTCTTCGAGCCTATGCTAGGTATATGCGCCAGGTTGGCTTCCCATTCAGCCAACACTACATTGAGGAAACTCTGAGTCATTACCCTGAATTGGCACGAGGCTTGGTAGCTCTGTTTACCAAGCGGTTTGATCCCAAATATAAGGGTAGTCAGAAAGGTCAAACAGAGCTGATCAACTCAATGACAGAACAGCTGGATCATGTAGAAAGCCTAGATGACGACCGTATCATTCGTCGTTATATGGAGATGATCACGGCTACGTTACGAACTAACTACTATCAACTTGACGTTAACAAACAACCTAAGCCATGGCTTTCATTGAAAATGAAGCCGAGTGAAATTCCGGAGATCCCTCAACCCGTTCCTGCGTTTGAAATATTTGTTTACGCACCTGATATTGAGGGTGTTCACTTAAGAGGTGGTAAGGTTGCCCGTGGTGGCTTGAGATGGTCGGATCGTCAAGAAGATTTCCGCACGGAAATTTTAGGGTTAGTTAAGGCGCAGCAGGTTAAAAATACCGTCATTGTACCCGTTGGCGCCAAAGGTGGGTTTGTCTGTAAACGACAGCATAATCTGAGTGGTAGAGATGAAATCTTCGCTGAAGGCCAACGTTGTTACAAGCGGTTCATTCGAGCGCTCCTAGATGTATCAGATAACATTATCGAAGGGGAAGTTATTCCACCGAAGAGTGTTGTACGTCATGATGAAGATGACCCATACCTCGTTGTTGCGGCAGATAAGGGGACAGCTACTTTCTCTGATTTAGCAAACTCAGTGTCTGAAGAATATAACTTTTGGCTTGGTGATGCTTTTGCGTCGGGTGGTTCTAATGGGTATGACCACAAAGCTATGGGTATCACAGCTAAAGGTGGCTGGGAGTCGGTAAAACGTCATTTCAGAGAAATGGGTATTGACTGCCAGTCTACAGATTTCACTGCAATTGGTGTTGGTGACATGGCTGGTGATGTTTTTGGTAATGGTATGTTGTTGTCAAAACACATTCGTTTACAAGCTGCGTTTAACCACCTGCACATATTTATCGATCCAAATCCTGATTCAGCAAAAAGCTGGAAAGAAAGAGATCGTTTATTTAAGTTACCGCGTTCTAGCTGGGAAGATTACAACACCAAGCTTATTTCAAAAGGTGGGGGTATTTTCTCTCGTCGGGCTAAGTCCATTACTCTCACGCCAGAAATTCAGAAAATGATTGGGACCAAGAAAACATCACTGCCGCCAAATGACTTAATTAAAAAGCTTCTGAAAATGGAAGTGGACCTATTATGGAATGGTGGTATCGGTACTTACGTTAAGTCCGTGAATGAGACTCATACAGATGTAGGCGATCGTGCAAATGACGTTTTACGTATTGATGGTCGAGATCTGAGAGCTAAAGTAGTCGGTGAAGGCGGCAACTTGGGTATGACGCAGCTAGGCCGAGTTGAGTATGCGCTTACTGGCGGCCGTGTAAACACCGATTTCGTCGATAATGTTGGCGGAGTGGATTGCTCAGATAACGAAGTCAACATTAAAATCTTCCTCAATGGACTCGTGGCAAATGGTGACCTGACTGTTAAACAACGCAATAAGATTCTAGAATCGATGGAAGATGAAGTAGGTGAAATTGTATTAGATGATGCCTATTGTCAATCTGAATCGATATCAGTAACAGAACAGCGTGGTACAGGCCTTGTCAAAGAACAAATCCGCTTTATTCATGATATGGAAAAAGCAGGCCATTTGGATCGTGCACTGGAATATATTCCTGATGATGAGACTCTTCTCGAGAGAGAGAAGTTAGGCCAAGCACTCACTCGCCCCGAGCTTGCAGTTCTTGTTGCCTACGGAAAGATGGTTCTTAAAGAAGACTTGGTGCATGATGATATCGCTAATGATGACTATCATGCTCAGCAGCTGGTCAATTATTTCCCTACAGAGTTACGCCGTAACTATATCAAGCAAATGGATAATCATCCATTAAGAGCAGAGATCATCGCGACAGCCCTTGCTAACCAGATGGTTAACGAAATGGGTTGTAACTATGTAACTCGTATGCAAGAGGAAACAGGAGCGCATATTGTCGATATTGCTAATGCATACGCTGCTTGTCGTGAAATATTTGGTTTAGATAAGGTGTTAACTTCACTACGTGCTCTCGACAACAAGGCTTCAACAGATGCTCAGTACGATATGATGTTCTATGTACGCAGAACAATGAGACGATTGTCACGTTGGGTGTTGCGTAATAGAACGGGGCGCCAATGTGTTAAAGCACTCGTTGAGTTGTACCAAGGTGATGTAGACATTATCAATGCTAAGTTGGATGATATTCTTGTTCCAGCGGAAGTTGAAGAACATAAGCAGATGGCTCAATCATGGATTGATCAAGGTATTACACCTGATATAGCTATCTACGTATCTCGCTTATCTAGCTTATATTCGGTTTTTGATATCTCTACTGTCGCTCGAGAGACTGGTATCTCGGTTGAACAAGTTGCCAAGCTTTACTTCCATTTAGGTGACAGGTTGTCATTGCATTGGTTCCTAAACCAAATCAATGCTCAAGCTGTTGATAATAATTGGCAGGCACTTGCGCGTGCAGCCTTTAGAGAAGATTTAGATTGGCAGCAAAGACAGCTTACGGGGCAGGTTCTAAATTGCCACTGTGCGCCAAAAGATCTCGATGTGATGAAAGCTCTCGATGACTGGATTTCGACAAACGAAGTATCCTTGCACCGATGGGAAAATATTCTCAATGAGTTCAAAGTAGGTTCAGTGCATGAATTTGCGAAGTTCTCAGTTGCTCTGCGAGAGCTTATGCTTCTCAACTTAAATTGCGCGGCCAACGAGTGA
- the proQ gene encoding RNA chaperone ProQ, translated as MENTEKLKNSKEVIAYIAECFPKCFTLEGEAKPLKIGIFQDLAERLTDDPKVSKTQIRAALRQYTSSWRYLHGVKPGAVRVDLDGNPAGELDEEHVEHAKTALAESKAKVQARRKEQAQKAREEGKAKAKPANKKTQNRRAPKNNVNKASKPQETRALTVEEITIGNQVNVNMGKGNMAATIVEINKEDVRVQLPNGLQMVVKAEHLRA; from the coding sequence ATGGAAAACACTGAAAAGTTAAAAAATAGCAAAGAAGTGATTGCGTATATTGCTGAATGTTTCCCTAAGTGCTTTACTTTAGAAGGTGAAGCAAAACCGCTCAAAATTGGTATTTTTCAAGATCTTGCGGAACGTCTTACCGACGATCCGAAAGTGAGTAAAACACAGATTCGTGCAGCATTGAGACAGTATACCTCTTCATGGCGTTATCTTCATGGTGTTAAGCCCGGTGCTGTTCGTGTTGATCTAGATGGGAATCCTGCTGGGGAGTTAGATGAAGAACATGTTGAACATGCCAAAACAGCGTTAGCTGAGAGCAAAGCCAAGGTTCAGGCTCGTCGTAAAGAGCAAGCTCAGAAAGCGAGAGAAGAAGGTAAAGCCAAAGCAAAACCAGCTAATAAGAAAACACAGAACCGTCGCGCACCAAAAAATAATGTAAATAAGGCCAGCAAACCCCAAGAAACAAGGGCTCTGACAGTAGAAGAGATTACTATAGGTAATCAAGTTAACGTCAATATGGGCAAAGGTAATATGGCTGCGACTATAGTTGAAATCAATAAGGAAGATGTGCGTGTTCAACTGCCTAACGGCCTGCAAATGGTTGTAAAAGCGGAGCACCTACGCGCATAA
- the pepN gene encoding aminopeptidase N has translation MAHTPQAKYRKDYTSPSHTITSIDLVFDLYDHNTVVTARSKVKQLKQDNVLYLDGEQLKLVSLDVNNEKWTRFEQLEGGIALSGLPEEFELEIVTEVNPENNLALEGLYKSGGAFCTQCEAEGFRRITYYLDRPDVLATYSTKVIADKATYPFLLSNGNRIAEGELDNGRHWVQWQDPHPKPAYLFALVAGDFDVLRDTFITKSGRKVDLEIFVDKGNLDRAPHAMTSLINSMKWDEERFGLEYDLDIYMIVAVDFFNMGAMENKGLNVFNSKFVLANEQTATDTDYLGIEAVIGHEYFHNWTGNRVTCRDWFQLSLKEGLTVFRDQEFSSDLGSRAVNRINNVRIIRGPQFAEDASPMSHPIRPEKVIEMNNFYTLTVYEKGSEVIRMMHTLLGEKAFQKGMKLYFERHDGTAATCEDFVAAMEDASGVDLGQFRLWYSQSGTPIVSIKSDYDSTEQTYSLTVSQHTSATHDQQNKQPLHIPLDIELYAANGQPIELRSNGKGIDNILNVTKDKETFVFEDVSEKPVPSLLREFSAPVILEYDYSDEELTFLMVHASNDFSRWDAGQMLLAKYIRSNVNAVQTGTEIELPMSLIDAFRGVLLSDTLEPALIAEIMALPSHNEVSGWYSQIDVDAIATVLKATKVRLANTLEDELSAIYHSLKDVDYTISHEAIGKRSLRNIALSYLAHTELGNSLVEKQYFSANNMTDTIASMSAANNAQLDCREKLMTDYSEKWQHDGLVMDKWFALQGSNPAENALEVIKSTMDHTAFSLKNPNRTRSLIGSFLNMNPVKFHSITGDGYQFAGEIIKELNTSNPQVASRLIDPLLKFRKYDDTRQALMKRELERLKSLDNLAKDLFEKVNKALDS, from the coding sequence ATGGCTCATACACCTCAAGCCAAATACCGTAAAGATTACACTTCGCCATCACACACAATCACTAGCATCGATTTAGTTTTTGACCTTTATGACCATAATACTGTAGTGACGGCAAGGTCTAAGGTAAAGCAATTAAAACAAGACAACGTTCTTTACCTCGATGGTGAACAACTCAAATTAGTCAGCCTTGATGTAAACAATGAGAAGTGGACCAGATTCGAACAACTAGAGGGTGGGATCGCTCTTTCAGGGCTTCCTGAAGAATTTGAGCTAGAGATAGTTACTGAAGTTAATCCTGAAAACAATTTAGCTTTAGAAGGTTTGTACAAGTCTGGCGGAGCTTTTTGTACCCAGTGTGAGGCAGAAGGCTTTCGGCGAATTACCTATTATTTGGACCGTCCTGATGTTCTTGCAACATACTCAACGAAAGTCATTGCTGACAAAGCAACTTATCCCTTTTTGCTTAGCAACGGTAATCGAATTGCCGAAGGTGAACTAGATAATGGGCGTCATTGGGTTCAGTGGCAAGACCCACATCCCAAACCCGCTTACTTGTTTGCACTAGTAGCAGGTGATTTTGATGTTCTTCGCGATACATTCATTACTAAATCAGGTCGTAAGGTTGATCTTGAAATCTTTGTAGATAAGGGAAATCTTGATAGAGCACCTCATGCAATGACATCCCTGATTAATTCGATGAAATGGGATGAGGAAAGGTTTGGCCTTGAATATGACCTCGATATTTATATGATTGTTGCTGTGGACTTTTTTAATATGGGGGCGATGGAAAACAAAGGATTGAATGTGTTTAATTCAAAGTTTGTTCTCGCAAATGAGCAAACAGCGACTGATACAGATTACCTTGGCATTGAGGCTGTTATTGGCCATGAATATTTTCATAACTGGACGGGAAATCGCGTTACATGTAGAGATTGGTTTCAGTTAAGTTTGAAGGAAGGACTTACCGTATTCAGAGACCAAGAGTTTTCATCAGACTTAGGCTCTCGGGCTGTTAATCGAATCAATAATGTTCGTATTATTCGAGGCCCTCAATTTGCAGAAGATGCAAGCCCAATGTCGCATCCCATTCGTCCAGAAAAAGTTATTGAAATGAATAACTTCTATACCCTTACCGTTTATGAAAAAGGCAGTGAGGTGATAAGAATGATGCATACTTTACTTGGTGAAAAGGCTTTCCAAAAAGGAATGAAACTGTATTTTGAACGTCATGATGGGACAGCCGCAACATGCGAAGATTTTGTAGCAGCTATGGAAGACGCATCAGGTGTAGATCTAGGGCAGTTTCGCTTATGGTATAGTCAATCCGGCACACCAATAGTATCAATTAAGAGTGACTATGACTCAACAGAGCAAACATACTCCTTAACAGTATCGCAGCATACTTCTGCCACCCATGATCAGCAAAATAAGCAACCTTTGCACATTCCATTGGATATAGAACTTTACGCTGCTAATGGTCAACCCATTGAGCTACGTAGTAACGGGAAGGGTATTGATAATATCCTTAATGTCACTAAAGACAAAGAGACTTTCGTTTTTGAGGATGTATCAGAGAAGCCTGTACCATCATTACTGCGCGAATTTTCAGCTCCTGTTATCTTGGAATATGACTACAGTGATGAAGAGCTGACTTTTTTAATGGTGCATGCCAGCAATGACTTTTCACGATGGGATGCGGGCCAAATGTTACTCGCGAAATATATTCGCAGTAATGTAAACGCTGTTCAAACAGGAACAGAGATTGAATTACCCATGTCTTTGATCGATGCTTTCCGAGGTGTGTTGCTTTCTGATACCTTGGAACCAGCCTTAATAGCCGAAATTATGGCGCTTCCAAGCCACAATGAAGTATCAGGTTGGTATAGCCAAATTGACGTAGACGCAATTGCTACAGTATTAAAAGCGACTAAGGTGAGGCTAGCTAATACGCTTGAAGATGAATTAAGTGCGATTTATCACAGCCTAAAAGATGTTGACTATACGATTTCACATGAGGCAATAGGCAAGCGATCGTTACGTAATATAGCACTTTCTTATCTGGCTCATACTGAGCTCGGGAACAGCCTAGTTGAGAAGCAATACTTTTCTGCGAATAACATGACAGATACCATTGCATCAATGAGCGCAGCGAATAATGCTCAATTAGATTGTCGTGAAAAGCTGATGACTGACTACAGTGAGAAGTGGCAGCATGATGGTTTGGTTATGGATAAATGGTTCGCTTTGCAAGGATCCAACCCTGCTGAGAATGCATTGGAAGTCATTAAATCGACGATGGACCACACCGCATTTAGTCTTAAAAACCCTAACCGTACGAGAAGTCTGATCGGTTCGTTTTTGAATATGAATCCTGTTAAGTTTCATTCAATAACTGGCGATGGGTACCAATTTGCTGGAGAGATAATTAAAGAGTTAAACACGAGTAACCCTCAAGTAGCATCTCGATTAATTGACCCTTTGCTTAAGTTCAGAAAATATGATGATACGAGACAAGCACTCATGAAACGGGAACTTGAACGACTAAAATCTCTTGATAATCTTGCCAAGGACTTGTTCGAGAAAGTCAATAAGGCACTGGACTCTTAG